Proteins from a genomic interval of Synergistota bacterium:
- a CDS encoding acylphosphatase produces MSKARLKARVYGIVQGVGFRYFVKREAKRLGLKGWVKNNADGSVEVLAEGEKKALEELLSYLYRGPAFASVKRVDYTWEEFKGEFFDFEITY; encoded by the coding sequence TTGAGTAAAGCTCGCTTGAAGGCAAGAGTATATGGAATTGTTCAGGGAGTTGGATTTAGATATTTTGTTAAGCGGGAAGCAAAAAGGCTTGGACTTAAAGGTTGGGTTAAAAATAATGCTGATGGAAGCGTTGAAGTTCTTGCAGAGGGAGAAAAAAAGGCTTTAGAGGAACTTCTTTCTTACCTTTATAGAGGTCCAGCTTTTGCAAGCGTTAAAAGAGTTGACTATACTTGGGAAGAATTTAAGGGAGAGTTTTTTGATTTTGAGATAACTTATTAA
- the surE gene encoding 5'/3'-nucleotidase SurE codes for MAILLTNDDGIYSEGLIALAKSLKDLDELVIVAPDSERSSIAHAITLRRPLRIQRVSDLISIDGCEEVYACDGTPVDCVILGVSEVLKGKKINAIISGINRGLNLGIDIIYSGTVGAAMEGALLGITSIAVSADSTDPNVFIEAALFVKEFLPRIIEKGLPEHTFLSINYPRNPRGVRFTKQGYRIYSGKVLKYNDPWGKHCYWISGDVIEKLEYESDIWAVSNGYISITPLHIELTNHDCLRSLKEWFV; via the coding sequence ATGGCCATTCTTTTAACAAATGACGATGGTATATATTCAGAAGGGCTTATTGCTTTAGCAAAATCTCTTAAAGATCTTGATGAACTTGTAATAGTTGCTCCTGATTCTGAAAGAAGTTCTATAGCTCACGCTATAACTTTGCGTAGGCCCTTAAGGATCCAGCGTGTTAGCGATTTAATATCCATAGATGGTTGTGAAGAAGTTTATGCTTGTGATGGTACTCCTGTTGATTGTGTTATACTAGGAGTGAGTGAGGTTCTTAAGGGGAAAAAGATAAATGCTATTATCTCTGGAATAAACAGAGGTTTAAACTTAGGTATAGATATAATTTATTCTGGAACTGTAGGTGCTGCAATGGAAGGAGCTTTGCTTGGTATAACGTCGATAGCAGTTTCTGCTGATTCAACAGATCCCAATGTTTTTATTGAAGCTGCACTTTTTGTCAAAGAGTTTCTCCCTCGAATTATAGAAAAAGGACTTCCGGAGCATACTTTTTTAAGCATAAATTATCCTCGAAATCCAAGAGGTGTGAGATTTACAAAACAGGGTTATCGAATTTATTCTGGTAAAGTATTAAAGTATAATGATCCTTGGGGAAAGCATTGTTATTGGATAAGTGGGGATGTTATAGAAAAACTTGAGTATGAAAGTGATATATGGGCTGTATCTAATGGATACATTTCTATAACACCTCTTCACATAGAATTAACTAATCATGATTGTTTACGATCCCTCAAGGAGTGGTTTGTATGA
- a CDS encoding thiamine pyrophosphate-dependent enzyme, with protein sequence MKLVFSRPESMFDKQMHYCPGCGHGIIHRILAEVIDELNIRERVVGVAPVGCSVLIYDYINCDMYEAAHGRAPAVATGCKRVHPDLIVFTYQGDGDLASIGMSEIIHAANRGEKITTIFVNNAIYGMTGGQMAPTTLLGQKTTTSPFGRAPEREGHPIKVCELLSVLDGSAYIVRGSLSSPQKIIQVKKYIKKAFETQMKGLGFSLVEILSMCPTNWGMSPTKAQEWVAEMMENLYPLGEFKLPRGE encoded by the coding sequence GTGAAACTAGTATTTTCCCGTCCAGAGAGTATGTTTGATAAGCAAATGCATTACTGTCCAGGATGCGGCCATGGTATAATCCACCGTATTCTTGCTGAAGTTATAGATGAGCTTAATATAAGAGAGAGGGTAGTTGGAGTTGCTCCTGTAGGATGTTCTGTGCTGATATACGACTATATAAATTGTGATATGTATGAAGCTGCTCACGGGAGAGCCCCAGCTGTGGCTACAGGTTGTAAAAGAGTTCATCCCGATTTGATAGTTTTCACTTATCAAGGAGATGGAGATCTGGCTTCCATTGGCATGTCTGAGATAATTCATGCTGCTAATAGAGGAGAAAAAATTACAACCATATTTGTGAACAATGCCATTTATGGCATGACGGGTGGACAAATGGCTCCTACAACTCTTTTAGGTCAGAAAACAACAACTTCCCCTTTTGGAAGGGCTCCCGAGAGAGAAGGGCATCCTATAAAAGTATGTGAACTTCTTTCTGTTCTCGACGGTTCTGCATATATAGTTAGAGGTTCTCTTTCATCTCCTCAAAAAATAATACAAGTTAAAAAATACATCAAGAAAGCATTTGAAACGCAGATGAAAGGTCTGGGTTTCTCTCTAGTTGAGATTCTATCTATGTGTCCGACTAATTGGGGGATGTCACCAACTAAGGCTCAAGAATGGGTTGCAGAAATGATGGAAAATTTGTATCCTTTAGGAGAGTTCAAACTTCCTAGGGGAGAGTGA
- a CDS encoding purine-nucleoside phosphorylase: MKSLFEKVEESCIFLKKRFKNKIPHIAILLGSGFGSLAEELEALGFIFYKDIPYFPIPTVPGHDGKLWWGEKKDKSFVVLQGRVHFYEGYKMEEVTFPIRVLALWGVKILIVTASVGGISEDLNPGDLLLIKDHVNFIGTNPLIGINDTRFGERFVDMSEAYDSEIRELLKSRFNLKEAVYAGLSGPSYETPAEVKALKFLGADVVGMSVVPEVIVAKQMKLKVLGIVGVANKAIGTEGVSPITHEKVLETMKTCKNRLKEILSFCLEEL, from the coding sequence TTGAAATCACTGTTTGAAAAAGTTGAAGAAAGTTGTATTTTCCTTAAAAAAAGGTTTAAAAATAAAATTCCACATATAGCAATATTATTAGGATCTGGTTTTGGCAGCTTAGCAGAAGAATTAGAAGCTTTAGGGTTTATTTTTTATAAAGATATACCTTACTTTCCTATCCCAACAGTTCCCGGACATGACGGAAAATTATGGTGGGGGGAGAAGAAAGACAAATCTTTCGTTGTTCTTCAAGGGAGGGTGCATTTCTATGAAGGATATAAGATGGAGGAAGTCACCTTCCCTATAAGAGTTTTAGCTTTATGGGGAGTCAAAATTCTTATAGTTACGGCTTCTGTAGGAGGAATATCTGAAGATTTAAATCCGGGAGACTTATTACTCATAAAAGATCATGTAAATTTTATAGGCACAAATCCGTTAATAGGGATTAACGACACCAGATTCGGAGAAAGATTCGTTGATATGTCCGAAGCTTATGATTCTGAGATTAGGGAACTTCTTAAATCCAGGTTTAATTTAAAAGAAGCTGTTTATGCTGGTCTCAGTGGTCCATCCTATGAAACTCCAGCAGAAGTTAAAGCTTTGAAATTTTTAGGAGCAGATGTAGTTGGAATGTCCGTTGTTCCAGAGGTCATTGTAGCAAAACAAATGAAACTCAAAGTTTTAGGTATAGTAGGGGTAGCAAATAAAGCTATAGGCACTGAAGGTGTATCTCCTATTACTCATGAGAAAGTCCTTGAAACTATGAAAACTTGTAAAAACCGTTTAAAAGAAATCCTTTCTTTTTGTCTTGAAGAACTATGA
- a CDS encoding thymidine phosphorylase — translation MIIFSEIIKKKRDGFELSKKDIENFIRGYMEGKVTDYQVSAFCMAVYFKGMSKEETKALTEAIAYSGKLLDLSDFYGPKLDKHSTGGVGDKVSLVLIPLMASCGFLFPKLSGRGLGFTGGTLDKIESIPGFKTNLSLREIKNILGSIGLVIAGQTEELAPADKRIYALRDVTATAESIPFIVSSILGKKLASGTDIWVFDVKLGKGAFLKNFDKAKELAELLVSISKEFGKKSCAIITDMNQPLGYMVGNSLEVEEAIATLKGNGPPDLEEVVLSLGVALSELAGRPLSREFLCKKLKQGEALVKFLEMIEAQGGNSQVIENPKVMPFAPYSFVVESNREGFITSLDAEKIGLAILVLGGGRLRMEDDIDRGVGIKLLKKEGDMVSKEEPLAEIFYRSAASLETAIKLVKEAYNIEDKPISGRKLIYEKVL, via the coding sequence ATGATTATTTTTTCTGAAATAATAAAGAAAAAGAGAGATGGTTTTGAACTTAGCAAAAAAGATATAGAGAATTTTATAAGAGGATATATGGAAGGAAAGGTAACTGACTATCAAGTTTCTGCGTTTTGTATGGCAGTATACTTTAAAGGTATGTCTAAGGAGGAAACCAAAGCCTTAACTGAAGCTATAGCATACTCTGGAAAGCTTTTAGATCTAAGTGATTTTTATGGACCTAAGCTTGATAAACACAGTACTGGTGGAGTCGGAGACAAAGTTAGCCTAGTCTTAATTCCTCTAATGGCTTCATGTGGTTTTTTATTCCCTAAGCTATCTGGTAGAGGACTAGGCTTCACTGGGGGTACTCTTGATAAGATAGAGTCTATTCCGGGTTTTAAAACGAATCTTTCCTTAAGGGAAATAAAAAATATTTTAGGAAGTATAGGTCTAGTAATAGCTGGGCAAACTGAAGAGCTTGCCCCTGCTGATAAGAGAATATATGCTTTGAGAGACGTCACAGCCACAGCAGAGTCAATCCCCTTTATAGTTTCCAGTATTCTTGGAAAGAAACTTGCTTCAGGAACGGATATCTGGGTGTTTGACGTAAAACTGGGAAAAGGAGCTTTCCTAAAAAACTTTGATAAAGCTAAAGAACTCGCTGAGCTCTTGGTTTCTATTTCGAAGGAATTTGGTAAGAAATCCTGTGCTATTATAACTGATATGAATCAACCTCTTGGTTATATGGTTGGCAACTCTCTCGAAGTTGAAGAAGCAATAGCTACTTTAAAAGGGAATGGTCCTCCTGATCTCGAGGAAGTTGTTTTATCTTTGGGAGTAGCGCTAAGCGAACTCGCAGGAAGACCATTAAGCCGAGAATTTCTGTGTAAGAAATTAAAACAGGGAGAGGCTCTTGTAAAATTTTTAGAAATGATAGAAGCCCAAGGTGGAAACTCTCAGGTAATAGAAAATCCGAAAGTCATGCCCTTTGCTCCTTATAGTTTTGTAGTCGAATCAAACAGAGAGGGTTTTATTACTTCTCTTGATGCTGAAAAAATAGGTTTAGCAATTCTTGTTTTAGGTGGAGGAAGATTAAGAATGGAAGATGACATAGATAGAGGAGTAGGGATAAAATTATTGAAAAAAGAGGGGGATATGGTTAGCAAAGAGGAACCTTTGGCAGAAATTTTTTATCGGTCAGCAGCCTCTTTAGAAACTGCTATTAAATTAGTTAAAGAGGCTTATAATATTGAAGATAAGCCCATTAGTGGAAGAAAGCTTATATATGAAAAAGTACTTTAG
- a CDS encoding site-2 protease family protein, with the protein MLTSFSDLILSFPAVVIALSFHEYAHAWLADKLGDPTPRFTGRLTINPLAHLDVLGTIMLLFFRFGWAKPVMINPANFKKPRRDMALVALSGPGINFILALFFALPFKFGFHLGWATERFFFNALIINLSLMVFNLIPLPPLDGSRIISYFLPYKLERYYREVEKYGMIILLLLIGLGIMRKIMLPIIFSILYFLI; encoded by the coding sequence GTGTTAACGTCTTTTTCTGATTTGATATTAAGTTTTCCGGCAGTTGTTATAGCCTTAAGCTTTCATGAATATGCCCATGCATGGCTAGCTGATAAGCTTGGAGATCCTACTCCAAGATTTACCGGGAGATTAACTATAAATCCTCTTGCTCATCTTGATGTTTTAGGAACGATAATGTTACTGTTTTTTAGGTTTGGATGGGCTAAGCCTGTAATGATAAATCCTGCTAATTTTAAAAAGCCACGAAGAGACATGGCCTTAGTAGCTTTATCTGGTCCGGGTATAAATTTCATCCTCGCTTTGTTTTTTGCTCTTCCCTTTAAGTTTGGATTCCATTTAGGTTGGGCTACAGAGAGGTTTTTCTTTAATGCGCTTATTATAAATTTGTCTCTTATGGTCTTTAATTTAATACCCCTTCCTCCTCTTGACGGTTCAAGAATCATAAGTTACTTCTTACCATACAAACTTGAGAGATATTACAGGGAGGTAGAAAAGTATGGTATGATTATACTTTTGCTTCTTATAGGTCTTGGAATAATGAGAAAAATCATGTTGCCTATTATTTTTTCTATATTATATTTTCTAATCTGA
- a CDS encoding 2-oxoacid:acceptor oxidoreductase family protein has translation MNEKIILAGFGGQGILLAGRLLALAAMKEGKYVTWIPSYGPEMRGGTANCAVTISDDLIGSPIISFPNVLFVFNQPSLEKFLPKLLSKGLLIYDNSLVYYDDRRKDIDVIAIPATQLSVELGDQRVANLIMLGAYISKRGFPSEGAFLSALKEVLGDRKASMFEINEKAFRKGLEYGKSA, from the coding sequence ATGAACGAAAAAATAATCTTAGCGGGGTTTGGCGGCCAGGGAATTCTTCTAGCGGGAAGGCTACTTGCTTTAGCTGCTATGAAGGAGGGAAAATATGTTACTTGGATTCCTTCTTACGGCCCTGAAATGAGAGGGGGAACGGCAAACTGCGCTGTAACCATATCAGATGACTTGATAGGTTCCCCAATCATAAGTTTTCCCAATGTGCTTTTCGTATTTAATCAGCCTTCTTTAGAAAAATTTCTTCCAAAACTTCTGTCAAAAGGGCTTTTAATTTATGATAATTCTTTAGTTTATTATGACGATAGGAGGAAAGATATAGATGTTATAGCTATTCCTGCCACTCAACTTTCAGTTGAACTAGGAGATCAAAGAGTTGCTAACCTCATAATGCTTGGAGCGTATATTTCTAAAAGAGGTTTTCCGAGTGAAGGCGCCTTTTTGTCTGCTTTGAAAGAGGTTTTGGGAGATAGAAAAGCATCTATGTTTGAAATTAATGAAAAAGCCTTTAGGAAGGGGCTAGAGTATGGAAAAAGCGCTTAA
- a CDS encoding tyrosine recombinase: MRELLDKFKGFLKTERGVSQRTLNAYLRDVVGFLEYVETTYIEAWEEKIKSYIEYLRACGFKNSTLGRKLSSLKAFFEFLSILDPQFDLGGSRIPSLPLKKRLPLFPSREEVEHLFNVIDIESPLGIRDRAALELLYASGLRVSELVDLKLDDINFEEKFLKCKGKGNKERLIPIGRKALDWIKKYLKEVRPKLLGERKDFGFLFLNSYGAKISREALWYRFKNYLLKAGLSEKYTLHSLRHAFATHLLEGGVDLRTLQEILGHASLTTTQIYTHVNIKHLKEVYKKSHPRA; this comes from the coding sequence ATGAGAGAACTTCTTGATAAGTTTAAAGGGTTTCTTAAAACTGAAAGAGGGGTATCTCAAAGGACACTGAACGCTTACTTAAGGGATGTGGTTGGTTTTCTTGAATACGTTGAAACAACCTATATAGAAGCTTGGGAAGAAAAAATAAAGAGTTACATAGAGTATCTTCGAGCTTGTGGTTTTAAAAATTCTACACTAGGTCGAAAATTATCTTCTTTAAAAGCTTTTTTTGAGTTCTTGAGTATCCTGGATCCTCAGTTTGATCTAGGAGGATCCAGGATACCCTCTTTACCTTTAAAGAAACGCCTTCCGCTTTTCCCTTCCAGGGAAGAAGTGGAACACCTTTTTAACGTTATAGATATAGAAAGCCCTTTAGGAATTAGGGATAGGGCTGCACTAGAGCTACTTTATGCTTCTGGTTTAAGAGTTTCTGAGCTTGTTGATTTAAAACTTGATGATATTAATTTTGAAGAAAAGTTTTTAAAATGCAAAGGTAAGGGTAATAAGGAAAGATTAATTCCTATAGGTAGAAAGGCTCTTGATTGGATTAAAAAATATTTAAAAGAAGTTAGACCAAAACTTCTTGGTGAAAGGAAGGATTTTGGTTTTTTGTTTTTAAACTCCTATGGAGCAAAAATTTCAAGAGAAGCATTATGGTACCGTTTTAAAAATTACCTTTTAAAGGCTGGATTGAGTGAAAAATATACTCTGCATTCTTTAAGACATGCATTTGCTACTCATCTACTTGAAGGCGGGGTTGACTTAAGGACTTTACAAGAAATACTCGGACATGCAAGCCTTACTACTACTCAGATATATACTCATGTAAATATAAAACATTTAAAGGAGGTTTATAAAAAATCCCATCCTAGAGCATGA
- a CDS encoding S-methyl-5'-thioadenosine phosphorylase: MSTKVEIGVFGGTGFYELMKDYEEIKIETPYGAPSDKIAIGEVAGKKVAFLPRHGKDHRYPPHMIPYRANLYAFKKLGVKRIIAPCAAGSLQRHVKPGDFVVCDQLVNRTFRRIDTFYDGPIVTHVSFADPYCPELRRIAIEVIKEIGIYLHEKGTVVVIEGPRFSTRAESKWYSQMGWEVINMTQYPEAVLARELEMCYVNISLITDYDVGIEGEAGPVTAEDVIKIFKENIDKARKVVLKMIERIPIERNCKCGEALKYARV, from the coding sequence GTGAGTACTAAAGTAGAAATAGGAGTTTTTGGGGGGACAGGATTTTACGAACTAATGAAAGATTACGAAGAAATAAAAATTGAAACTCCTTATGGCGCACCAAGCGACAAAATTGCGATTGGAGAAGTAGCTGGAAAGAAAGTTGCTTTTCTCCCAAGGCATGGTAAAGATCACCGTTATCCTCCTCACATGATTCCCTATAGAGCTAACCTTTATGCATTTAAAAAACTTGGTGTAAAGAGAATTATAGCCCCATGTGCTGCAGGAAGCCTTCAAAGGCATGTTAAGCCTGGTGATTTTGTTGTTTGTGATCAACTTGTTAATAGAACTTTTAGAAGAATAGATACTTTTTATGATGGACCTATTGTAACGCATGTAAGTTTTGCAGATCCCTATTGTCCCGAACTTAGAAGGATAGCTATTGAAGTTATAAAAGAAATAGGTATTTATCTTCACGAGAAAGGAACTGTTGTTGTAATAGAAGGGCCAAGATTTTCAACCAGAGCTGAGAGTAAATGGTATTCTCAGATGGGTTGGGAAGTTATAAATATGACACAGTATCCCGAGGCTGTATTAGCGAGAGAGCTTGAGATGTGCTATGTAAACATATCTCTTATAACTGATTACGATGTAGGCATTGAGGGAGAGGCTGGCCCTGTTACTGCTGAAGATGTTATAAAGATATTTAAAGAAAATATAGATAAAGCTAGAAAAGTAGTTTTAAAAATGATAGAACGTATTCCTATTGAGAGAAATTGTAAATGTGGTGAGGCCTTAAAATATGCAAGAGTTTAG
- a CDS encoding archease produces MIEFIEHTADVGIKVRSESLEGLFKEAAFGLLNIMFSFKRNNFPLEEEFLIELEAGDVEELIVMWLNELIYLFESREYAFRNVEIVELKGSSLKAKIECFKVLKEEVVCYVKAATYYNLSLHRSNDGSYEATIIFDI; encoded by the coding sequence ATGATAGAGTTTATTGAACACACAGCAGACGTAGGCATAAAGGTTAGATCGGAATCTTTAGAAGGATTGTTTAAAGAAGCAGCTTTTGGGCTATTAAATATAATGTTTTCCTTTAAAAGAAATAATTTTCCCCTTGAAGAGGAGTTTTTAATAGAACTGGAAGCTGGAGATGTAGAAGAGCTTATTGTGATGTGGCTTAACGAACTTATATATCTTTTTGAAAGTAGGGAATATGCTTTTAGAAATGTGGAAATTGTTGAACTAAAAGGATCGAGTTTAAAAGCCAAGATCGAATGCTTTAAAGTGCTAAAGGAAGAAGTGGTTTGTTATGTAAAAGCAGCTACCTATTATAATCTAAGCTTACATAGATCTAATGATGGCTCTTATGAAGCTACCATTATATTTGACATATAA
- a CDS encoding NAD-dependent deacylase — MQEFRQKIKRLAKLLVEKKPAVIFTGAGMSTASGIPDFRSPNGLWSKVDPFKVASIDALRENPKVFYKFYKERLSTLLKAQPNEGHRILGKLEKFGFIQAVITQNIDGLHQKGGSLKVIELHGNIKEAHCMKCGHGISSTELLALLEESEVPYCNCGGVYKVDVVLFGEILPEKAILEATKLTYGGYPWIVLGSSLVVMPAADFPRQALLHGSQLVIVNKEPTYLDEYATILFHDNIVDVLIALEEELHAQGHIS; from the coding sequence ATGCAAGAGTTTAGGCAGAAAATAAAGCGCTTAGCTAAATTGTTAGTTGAAAAAAAGCCTGCTGTTATATTTACAGGAGCCGGTATGTCAACAGCCTCAGGTATTCCTGACTTCAGAAGTCCTAATGGTCTTTGGAGTAAAGTTGATCCCTTTAAGGTAGCCTCTATAGATGCTTTAAGAGAAAATCCAAAAGTTTTCTATAAATTTTACAAAGAAAGACTTTCTACTCTCCTAAAAGCTCAACCAAATGAAGGACACAGAATATTAGGCAAACTTGAAAAATTTGGATTTATTCAAGCAGTTATAACCCAGAATATTGATGGACTTCATCAAAAGGGAGGTTCTCTAAAAGTAATAGAGCTTCATGGTAACATAAAAGAAGCACATTGTATGAAATGTGGACATGGAATTTCCTCAACAGAACTTTTAGCTTTGCTAGAAGAAAGTGAGGTCCCCTACTGTAACTGTGGTGGTGTTTACAAAGTAGATGTAGTTTTATTTGGTGAAATTCTTCCGGAAAAAGCTATTTTAGAAGCTACAAAACTTACCTATGGTGGTTATCCCTGGATAGTTCTTGGATCTTCGCTGGTAGTTATGCCGGCTGCAGATTTTCCACGTCAAGCATTACTTCATGGCAGCCAACTTGTTATAGTTAATAAAGAGCCCACTTATCTTGATGAATATGCGACCATTCTGTTTCACGACAACATAGTTGATGTTTTAATAGCATTAGAGGAGGAACTTCATGCGCAGGGTCATATCTCGTGA
- a CDS encoding molybdopterin molybdotransferase MoeA, with protein MRRVISREEAIDLLSKEGSIGFRSKSVSLVDTIGRRSALRITAPFDLPELSRSTRDGYAVNHLDLKGVSESMPAYLTLIGEIKVGEVPNIFISPGEAVRVFTGSYLPEGADAVVMNEFVEESQGTVQVYKSVAPGENIFRKGEDWLGGTTILDFGERISIGKVGLLAAYGFNKVEILELKVGIVSTGDEIVSPGAKPSLGKIYDINSFTLYALLRSWGADPWIYGVVPDDLNMLLQALEETLEKSDVVVFSGGSSIGARDYTKELFKKFNGNLVIEGINISPGKPTIAGWIRNKPVFGLPGHPVSSIVAARVFLIPIIERMLGIEEDKPLFLPLLTNLPSKLGVEEFVIASLSSNGVVPVLGKSGAIGRIAKGGFLIRIPEHVEGYNKGEVVEVWNI; from the coding sequence ATGCGCAGGGTCATATCTCGTGAGGAAGCGATAGATCTCTTAAGTAAGGAAGGAAGTATAGGTTTTAGATCTAAGAGTGTATCTTTAGTTGATACAATAGGCAGGAGGTCTGCTCTTCGAATCACGGCTCCTTTTGATCTTCCAGAGTTGTCTCGTTCCACTCGTGATGGATATGCTGTAAATCATTTAGACTTGAAAGGTGTTTCCGAGTCAATGCCTGCTTACCTAACTCTTATAGGAGAGATTAAGGTCGGAGAAGTTCCTAACATTTTTATTTCTCCGGGAGAAGCAGTGAGAGTCTTTACTGGTTCTTATCTTCCTGAAGGTGCTGATGCAGTAGTAATGAATGAATTCGTAGAGGAGTCTCAAGGAACAGTCCAAGTTTATAAATCGGTAGCACCTGGGGAAAATATCTTTAGAAAGGGTGAGGACTGGTTAGGGGGAACCACTATATTAGATTTTGGTGAAAGAATAAGCATTGGCAAAGTGGGTTTATTAGCTGCTTATGGTTTTAATAAAGTTGAAATCCTTGAGCTTAAAGTGGGCATTGTTTCTACAGGAGACGAAATTGTTTCTCCTGGAGCTAAACCTTCTCTGGGAAAAATCTATGATATAAACTCATTTACTTTATATGCTCTTCTTAGAAGCTGGGGCGCTGATCCATGGATATATGGTGTGGTTCCTGATGATTTAAATATGCTTCTTCAAGCACTTGAGGAAACATTAGAAAAAAGTGATGTAGTTGTATTTTCAGGTGGTAGTTCTATAGGAGCTAGAGATTACACCAAAGAGTTATTTAAGAAGTTTAACGGAAATTTAGTAATAGAAGGTATAAATATATCGCCAGGAAAACCCACAATCGCAGGATGGATAAGAAACAAACCTGTTTTTGGTTTACCTGGTCATCCTGTTTCCAGCATAGTTGCAGCAAGAGTTTTCTTAATTCCGATAATTGAAAGAATGTTAGGAATAGAAGAGGATAAGCCTTTATTTTTGCCACTTCTTACAAATCTCCCTTCTAAACTTGGTGTTGAGGAATTTGTAATAGCTTCCTTAAGTAGTAATGGAGTTGTACCAGTTTTAGGGAAATCTGGGGCAATAGGTAGAATAGCAAAAGGAGGTTTTCTAATAAGAATACCTGAGCATGTCGAGGGATATAATAAAGGAGAGGTGGTAGAAGTTTGGAATATCTGA
- a CDS encoding NUDIX hydrolase — protein sequence MEKALNKKILYKGKILNLRVDEVIFDDDRTATREIIEHNEAIVVVPVLDDKKIVMVKQYRYAVGEELLELPAGTLEKGETPIECAKRELLEETGYRAQKVEELTSFYSSPGFCTEKIYLFLATGLEKKEQKLDSDERIKVEIHSVEDLKEKIKTGNLRDAKSVAGILYYILFCSNERTS from the coding sequence ATGGAAAAAGCGCTTAACAAAAAAATTTTGTATAAGGGAAAGATATTAAATCTTAGAGTAGATGAAGTAATATTTGATGATGATAGGACTGCTACAAGAGAAATAATTGAACATAATGAAGCCATAGTAGTGGTACCTGTATTAGATGACAAAAAGATAGTTATGGTTAAACAGTACAGATACGCTGTGGGGGAGGAGTTATTAGAACTCCCTGCTGGAACCCTGGAAAAAGGAGAAACTCCTATTGAATGTGCTAAAAGGGAGCTTCTTGAAGAGACAGGATACAGAGCTCAAAAGGTAGAAGAACTCACAAGCTTTTATTCTAGCCCTGGCTTTTGTACAGAGAAGATCTATTTATTTTTAGCAACAGGACTTGAAAAAAAGGAGCAAAAGCTCGATAGTGATGAACGAATTAAAGTAGAAATACACTCCGTTGAAGATCTGAAAGAGAAAATAAAAACAGGGAACTTAAGAGATGCGAAAAGCGTAGCTGGTATTCTTTACTATATCCTCTTTTGTAGTAATGAGAGAACTTCTTGA